From Citricoccus sp. SGAir0253, a single genomic window includes:
- a CDS encoding FmdB family zinc ribbon protein: MPTYAYACKDCGHAFDIVQSFSDDSLTVCPQCEGTLRKKFNSVGVVFKGSGFYRNDSRSDRSGSTAGSSTAAASASGDSAASAGSSSTSGSSSSSSDASAGSSAPAPAKTPAAASA; the protein is encoded by the coding sequence GTGCCCACCTACGCCTACGCCTGCAAGGACTGCGGTCACGCGTTCGACATCGTCCAGTCGTTCAGCGACGACTCCCTGACCGTCTGCCCCCAGTGCGAGGGCACCCTGCGCAAGAAGTTCAACTCCGTGGGCGTGGTGTTCAAGGGATCCGGGTTCTACCGCAACGACTCCCGCTCCGACCGCTCGGGCTCCACCGCCGGTTCCTCCACGGCCGCCGCGTCCGCCTCGGGCGACTCGGCGGCCTCCGCCGGATCGTCCTCGACCAGTGGCTCGTCCTCGTCCTCGTCCGACGCCTCGGCAGGCTCCTCCGCCCCGGCGCCGGCCAAGACGCCCGCCGCCGCCTCCGCCTGA
- a CDS encoding 5-formyltetrahydrofolate cyclo-ligase yields MSPNDPTPQDQPTAEYSASLTGHRGSTPQETLAWRKQDTRTLWRARRRELGEAERTAQSEAITRHVLEWYLPRARHRRAAVVMSYGTEPQTGPLREALHGAGIEVLVPITEPERQLSWTAWHPGVELARSAVAPIDEPVGERLGVETMATVDLVLVPAQVVDLLGIRMGQGGGYYDRFLAGVRRLREAGDGGPVTVASVFRHELMTRGYLPAGEFDEPVDGAVTADGLTWFGDGVDPLAARA; encoded by the coding sequence GTGTCCCCCAACGACCCCACGCCCCAGGACCAGCCCACCGCCGAGTACTCCGCGTCCCTGACCGGCCATCGCGGCTCCACGCCCCAGGAGACGCTGGCGTGGCGCAAGCAGGACACCCGCACGCTGTGGCGGGCCCGGCGCCGCGAGCTCGGCGAGGCCGAGCGGACGGCCCAGTCCGAGGCCATCACGCGCCACGTGCTGGAGTGGTACCTCCCGCGGGCGCGCCACCGGCGGGCCGCCGTCGTGATGTCCTACGGGACCGAACCGCAGACCGGGCCCCTGCGCGAGGCCCTGCACGGGGCCGGGATCGAGGTGCTCGTGCCGATCACCGAGCCCGAGCGGCAGTTGTCCTGGACCGCTTGGCACCCCGGCGTGGAACTGGCGCGGAGCGCGGTGGCGCCCATCGACGAGCCCGTCGGCGAGCGGCTGGGCGTGGAGACCATGGCGACCGTGGACCTCGTGCTGGTGCCGGCCCAGGTGGTGGACCTGCTGGGGATCCGGATGGGCCAGGGCGGCGGATACTACGACCGGTTCCTGGCCGGGGTGCGCCGGCTGCGGGAGGCCGGCGACGGCGGCCCCGTCACCGTGGCGAGCGTGTTCCGGCACGAGCTGATGACCCGGGGATACCTGCCCGCCGGGGAGTTCGACGAGCCGGTGGACGGCGCGGTGACCGCCGACGGCCTCACCTGGTTCGGCGACGGGGTGGACCCGCTGGCCGCCCGGGCGTGA
- a CDS encoding GNAT family N-acetyltransferase, giving the protein MAPVPTHSWPVTLEHGDLVLRPFRRSDQEEWMALRSRNREWLRPWDATNPVPETGLKSFHEMVRVLNRSGRDGTGLPWLICVRGTADGRAAIAGQLSVSSIVRGSAQSAAIGYWIDQARAGQGLVPTAVALAVDHCFSVLGLHRIEVNIRPENRPSLRVVEKLGFRHEGLRRAFLHIDGDWRDHESFALTAPEVPGGLLARLGRGRPAG; this is encoded by the coding sequence ATGGCTCCCGTCCCGACGCACTCCTGGCCCGTGACGCTGGAGCACGGCGACCTCGTGCTGCGGCCGTTCCGCCGCTCCGACCAGGAGGAGTGGATGGCGCTGCGGTCCCGGAACCGCGAGTGGCTGCGGCCGTGGGACGCCACCAACCCGGTGCCGGAGACCGGCCTCAAGAGCTTCCACGAGATGGTCCGGGTGCTCAACCGCTCGGGCCGGGACGGGACCGGGCTGCCGTGGCTCATCTGCGTGCGGGGCACCGCGGACGGGCGGGCGGCGATCGCCGGGCAGCTGAGCGTGTCCTCGATCGTGCGCGGCTCGGCCCAGTCGGCCGCGATCGGCTACTGGATCGACCAGGCCCGCGCGGGCCAGGGCCTCGTGCCCACCGCGGTGGCGCTGGCCGTGGACCACTGCTTCTCCGTGCTGGGACTGCACCGGATCGAGGTCAACATCCGCCCCGAGAACCGGCCCAGCCTCCGGGTGGTCGAGAAGCTGGGGTTCCGCCACGAGGGCCTGCGCCGTGCCTTCCTGCACATCGACGGCGACTGGCGTGACCACGAGTCCTTCGCGCTGACCGCCCCGGAGGTCCCCGGCGGGCTGCTCGCGCGGCTGGGCCGGGGGCGTCCGGCCGGCTGA
- a CDS encoding phosphotransferase family protein, which translates to MRHRAQGEDAEDRQVRYLSSTAVRDTLQHVLAGQGLRLHHARLVDLQHRPGAGATGVFQAWAVPDDAPDDGAPEEDSPAEGDAAQAGREVFVALTAEAVPEDAVVDAGRAAETDWSAWIHPHDPLLAGLALASDPASVAAVWGAGRVLTDLQTVSYRPLRRAVLRAEFAPAGEDAPPPARSAGHGPGQDDVVRGGAPGQDPAGPRTVYLKVMRGGLAAGLHHRHVLLAAAGVPVPPVLGPPVADVLALGEGTGTVLAGAIMADGARHVDPREVTDLLDRMPGEILSLPRREAWADRTPSYGHAAATALPDQARRIRSLVEHLQRQLATTDRGPVVPTHGDLYEANLLVRDGRISCVLDVDGAGPGHRVDDLACFLGHLAVLPAVDERYVFTHRALRRFHSHFVGTVDPGALACRSAAVALSLVAGARDSGRPDWQAAARQRLDIAESLLQLPQSSSGW; encoded by the coding sequence ATGCGCCACCGGGCGCAGGGGGAGGACGCGGAGGACCGGCAGGTCCGGTACCTCTCGTCCACCGCGGTGCGGGACACGCTGCAGCACGTCCTGGCCGGACAGGGGTTGCGGCTGCACCACGCCCGCCTGGTCGACCTCCAGCACCGGCCCGGCGCGGGGGCCACGGGGGTGTTCCAGGCGTGGGCGGTGCCCGATGACGCCCCCGACGACGGCGCCCCGGAGGAGGACTCCCCGGCGGAGGGCGACGCCGCGCAGGCCGGCCGCGAGGTCTTCGTCGCGCTGACCGCCGAGGCCGTCCCGGAGGACGCGGTGGTCGACGCCGGCCGCGCCGCCGAGACCGACTGGTCCGCCTGGATCCACCCCCACGACCCGCTCCTGGCCGGGCTCGCGCTGGCCTCCGACCCGGCCTCCGTCGCGGCGGTCTGGGGCGCGGGCCGGGTCCTCACCGACCTGCAGACCGTCAGCTACCGGCCGCTGCGCCGGGCCGTGCTGCGCGCCGAGTTCGCCCCGGCGGGCGAGGACGCCCCGCCCCCGGCGCGCTCGGCCGGCCACGGCCCCGGACAGGACGACGTCGTCCGCGGGGGCGCCCCGGGACAGGACCCCGCCGGGCCGCGCACGGTGTATCTCAAGGTGATGCGCGGCGGCCTGGCCGCGGGACTGCACCACCGCCACGTGCTGCTCGCCGCGGCGGGGGTGCCGGTGCCGCCGGTGCTCGGCCCGCCGGTCGCGGACGTGCTGGCCCTGGGCGAGGGCACCGGGACCGTGCTGGCCGGGGCCATCATGGCCGACGGCGCCCGGCACGTGGACCCGCGCGAGGTCACCGACCTGCTCGACCGGATGCCGGGGGAGATCCTCTCCCTGCCCCGGCGCGAGGCCTGGGCGGACCGGACGCCCTCCTACGGCCACGCCGCGGCCACCGCCCTGCCGGACCAGGCCCGCCGGATCCGCTCGCTCGTGGAGCACCTGCAGCGGCAGCTGGCCACCACGGACCGCGGTCCGGTGGTGCCCACGCACGGCGACCTCTACGAGGCCAACCTGCTCGTGCGGGACGGGCGGATCAGCTGCGTGCTCGACGTGGACGGTGCCGGCCCCGGCCACCGCGTGGACGACCTCGCCTGCTTCCTGGGCCACCTCGCGGTGCTGCCGGCCGTGGACGAGCGCTACGTCTTCACCCACCGGGCGCTGCGCCGGTTCCACTCCCACTTCGTGGGGACCGTGGACCCGGGGGCACTGGCCTGTCGCTCGGCCGCCGTCGCGCTGTCCCTCGTGGCCGGCGCCCGGGACTCGGGCCGCCCGGACTGGCAGGCCGCCGCCCGGCAGCGGCTGGACATCGCGGAGTCGCTGCTGCAGCTGCCTCAGTCGTCCTCGGGCTGGTAG
- a CDS encoding response regulator transcription factor, with product MSQILMIEDEPRISSFVAKGLKAEGLTTTVAATGREGLVLALTGGFDLVILDLGLPDLDGFEVLERIRAQDRQLPVIILTARTSGEDTVTGLTSGADDYVPKPFRFAELVARVRLRLRGDNGGARAVEDPVLRHADLALDPVRHVATIDGVEVDLSAREFSLAEAFLRHPGQALSREQLLSRVWGYDFDPGSNVVDVYVRYLRTKLGVTRFATVRGVGYRLVAEKDYRPYQPEDD from the coding sequence ATGAGCCAGATCCTCATGATCGAGGACGAACCACGGATCAGTTCCTTCGTGGCCAAGGGCCTGAAGGCGGAAGGGCTGACCACCACGGTCGCCGCCACCGGCCGCGAGGGACTGGTCCTCGCCCTCACGGGCGGCTTCGACCTGGTCATCCTCGACCTGGGCCTGCCGGACCTGGACGGCTTCGAGGTGCTCGAGCGGATCCGGGCGCAGGACCGGCAGCTGCCGGTCATCATCCTCACCGCCCGGACCTCCGGGGAGGACACGGTCACGGGACTGACCTCGGGAGCCGACGACTACGTGCCCAAGCCCTTCCGGTTCGCCGAGCTCGTGGCCCGCGTCCGGCTGCGGCTGCGCGGCGACAACGGCGGCGCCCGGGCCGTGGAGGACCCGGTGCTGCGCCACGCCGACCTCGCCCTGGACCCCGTGCGGCACGTGGCCACGATCGACGGCGTCGAGGTGGACCTCTCGGCGCGCGAGTTCTCCCTGGCCGAGGCGTTCCTGCGCCACCCGGGGCAGGCCCTCAGCCGGGAGCAGCTGCTGTCCCGGGTGTGGGGCTACGACTTCGATCCCGGCTCCAACGTGGTGGACGTCTACGTGCGCTACCTGCGCACCAAGCTCGGGGTCACCCGCTTCGCGACCGTGCGCGGCGTGGGCTACCGGCTCGTGGCGGAGAAGGACTACCGCCCCTACCAGCCCGAGGACGACTGA
- a CDS encoding cell wall metabolism sensor histidine kinase WalK yields the protein MTTTEPGAAPRTRPPGRRPRGRRALPVRTRVVILFVLLTALALLLSGATAYLLQRGAMDHQLDDSLTRSVQEFRILAQEGVDPETGEPFSAADQLVYTAMQRTLPAEHEGMLGLRDGRISWTASDAVELRLEDDARLVDWARAHSGAGSVRLGTVTTDRTTYRAVVVPIRFDNDTAPSMMLLAFDHSAELAELNASFVSYAGVGLVVMGVVGLAGWGLVGRLLDPLRTLQSTAAEISGTDLNGRVPVSGQDDVAELATTFNEMLDRLQEAFSSQRRLLDDVGHELRTPITIIQGHLELQDPHDPQDVREVREVALDELDRMRLLVDDLVTLARSGRPDFITRRPVDVGALTRDVLAKATSLGDRHWALDGAAEVTVSLDERRITQAWLQLASNAVRYSAEGTTVWLGSQRLDGVLRLWVRDQGIGIRPEDREVIFERFGRGSNSTRAEGSGLGLNIVTAIAAAHGGTVDVRSAPGAGSTFHLDLPLDPGREPCGAPPGDATAVPPRDGADPQDETTTPAKDGAA from the coding sequence ATGACGACGACTGAGCCCGGGGCCGCGCCGCGGACGCGGCCGCCCGGCCGCCGTCCCCGCGGCCGCCGGGCCCTGCCGGTGCGCACCCGCGTGGTGATCCTCTTCGTCCTGCTCACCGCCCTCGCGCTGTTGCTCTCGGGGGCCACGGCCTACCTGCTGCAGCGCGGCGCGATGGACCACCAGCTCGACGACTCGCTGACCCGCTCGGTCCAGGAGTTCCGCATCCTCGCGCAGGAGGGCGTGGACCCCGAGACGGGTGAGCCGTTCTCCGCCGCGGACCAGCTCGTCTACACCGCCATGCAGCGCACCCTGCCCGCCGAGCACGAGGGGATGCTGGGCCTGCGGGACGGGCGGATCAGCTGGACGGCCTCGGACGCCGTCGAGCTGCGGCTGGAGGACGACGCGCGGCTCGTGGACTGGGCGCGCGCGCACTCCGGCGCCGGCAGCGTCCGGCTCGGGACGGTCACGACCGACCGGACCACCTACCGGGCGGTCGTGGTGCCGATCCGCTTCGACAACGACACCGCCCCGTCCATGATGCTGCTGGCCTTCGACCACTCCGCGGAGCTGGCCGAGCTCAACGCCTCGTTCGTGTCCTACGCGGGGGTGGGGCTCGTGGTGATGGGCGTCGTCGGGCTCGCCGGGTGGGGCCTCGTCGGCCGGCTGCTGGACCCGTTGCGCACCCTGCAGTCGACCGCGGCGGAGATCTCCGGGACGGACCTCAACGGCCGCGTGCCGGTCTCCGGCCAGGACGACGTGGCCGAGCTGGCCACCACCTTCAACGAGATGCTGGACCGCCTGCAGGAGGCCTTCTCCTCCCAGCGCCGGCTGCTGGACGACGTGGGCCACGAGCTGCGCACGCCCATCACGATCATCCAGGGCCACCTCGAGCTGCAGGACCCGCACGACCCGCAGGACGTGCGCGAGGTCCGGGAGGTCGCCCTGGACGAACTGGACCGCATGCGCCTGCTCGTGGACGACCTCGTCACCCTGGCCCGGTCCGGGCGGCCGGACTTCATCACCCGCCGGCCGGTCGACGTCGGCGCCCTCACCCGCGACGTCCTGGCCAAGGCGACCTCCCTCGGGGACCGCCACTGGGCCCTGGACGGGGCCGCCGAGGTGACCGTGTCCCTCGACGAGCGCCGCATCACCCAGGCGTGGCTGCAACTGGCCTCGAACGCGGTGCGGTACTCGGCGGAGGGCACCACGGTCTGGCTCGGCTCCCAGCGGCTCGACGGCGTCCTGCGGCTGTGGGTCAGGGACCAGGGCATCGGCATCCGGCCGGAGGACCGCGAGGTGATCTTCGAGCGGTTCGGGCGCGGCTCCAACAGCACCCGCGCCGAGGGCTCGGGCCTCGGGTTGAACATCGTCACGGCCATCGCGGCCGCCCACGGCGGCACGGTGGACGTGCGGTCCGCCCCGGGGGCCGGGTCCACGTTCCACCTCGACCTGCCCCTCGACCCCGGCCGGGAGCCGTGCGGCGCCCCGCCCGGGGATGCCACCGCGGTCCCGCCCCGGGACGGAGCGGACCCCCAGGACGAGACGACGACCCCCGCGAAGGACGGTGCGGCATGA